In the genome of Jaculus jaculus isolate mJacJac1 chromosome 11, mJacJac1.mat.Y.cur, whole genome shotgun sequence, the window TCGCCCGTGTGGATGATCTGGTGCTGGATGAGGTGCGAGCTGCGGCCGAAGCGCTTGCCGCAGTCCGTGCAGGCGTACGGCTTCTCGCCCGTGTGCGTGCGCAGGTGCGTCGCCAGGTGGGAGTGCCAGCTGAAGGCCTTGCCGCACTGCTCGCACTTGtaggtcttcttgccagtgtcaCTGTCCGGGCCCGGGCCCTCCTCGCCACTCTCCGGGGCGCCCTTCTCCTCGCGGGGGCTCTCCCCGGTGTTTGGGGTGCGCGTGTCCAGTGGCGCTGACTGGCGCTGTCTGGCTTCTCCCGGAGCCAGGGGCCCAACTGTACCTTGGCCCCTGGCTGCTGGCTGCCTGCACTGCAGGTCGTCCCCTGGGGCCCCTCGCGCCGCCCTGGTTCGGAAGGGCTTCACATCACCGAGAGCTGCCATGGCCAGGGTCGGCACCGCCTTTGCCACCTCCACAGCTCCTGGAAAAAGATGTTATAAAGCctggcgtagtggcgcacgcctttaatcccagcactggggaggcagaggtaggaggatcaccgtgagttcaaggccaccctgaaactacacagtgaattccaggtcagcttgggctagtgcaagaccctaacccccaaaaaactaaaataaataaataaataagaggttcCAGCAGGAAACAGGCTTCTGGATTCCCCAGTGGTGGGGAGACAGAGCTAAAAATGCAGGGGCTGGGTTCTGGGAAATAAGAAAGGACAAGGGGGAATCAGAACATCCCTGAAGGCAAGAGCCACTCTCTCTGAACAGGAGTCTGGTGGCCCTGCAGACAGAAGGCCCACTTGCATCAGCAAATGGCTGTGCCAATGCCCTTACCCCACACCAAGGTATCGGCCAAGGCCCTCACCTGAACCAGGGACTTGCTTCTCCTTCTCAGCTCCTGTCTCTGGGCCACAGCTTGCTGCCTCTCCCTTCTCCTGCACTTGGGGGACCCAGAAAGGCCTGCTGAAGGGAAAACCTGTCCAAGAAGAGAAGCTGTGCTGGTTTGGGAACTTTTGGGTCTGTCCAGCAGCAGACATCCTATCTTCCACCCTTCCTCCCCACAACCCAGAAAAGTGATGAGGTAAAAAGGGGAAGTAAGGCTCACATTTGAGGTGAAATTAAGTGCCCTCAAAAATTCCctttaaaccaggtatggtggcatacacctttaatcccagcacttgggaggcagagttaagaggattgccatgagtttgaggccaccctcagagtccatagtgaattccaggtcagcctgagctagagctagaccctacctccaaaacacaaaattaaaaaaaaaaaaaaacagggctgtcATAgccatacacacctttaatcccaaagtaagcatttttttttctctttttttaaaggtttatttatatattagagagagagagaatgggaatgccagggcttccagccactgcaaacgaattccagacgcaggcaccaccatgtgcatctggcttacgtgggacctggagaatcgaacctggatccttaggcttcacaggcatgcaccttaaaagctaagccgtctctccagcccccaaaataagtatttctaaaactaaaatttaattgaaaatttaaaaagtagctaggcatggtggtgcatggctttaatcccagcacttgggaggtagaggtaggaggattactgtaaattcaaggccaccctgagattacaaagtgaattccaggtcagcctgagctagagtgaaaccctacctaaaccaaaaagtaagtaaataaaataagtaaataaaaattaaagctggggctgaggagatagcttagcagttaaggcacttgtatgcaaagcaaaaggacctaggttcaattcctcaggacccacataagccagatgcaaaggtgatgcatgcatctggagttcatttgcagcagctggaggccctggcacacccattctctatctctgtttctcctctctctctcaaataaagaaataaatatagggctggagagatggctgtagggttaaggttcgattccccagtacccatataagttggatgcacaaggtggcatatgcttctggaatttgcagtggctagaggccctggtacacccattctctctctctctgaaattaataataaaaaaagaaaacatagataaataaataaattaaaatagccaggcatggtggtggtgcacacctttaatcccagcacttaggaggctgtggtgggatgatcactgtgaattcaaggctaccttgagactacataatgaattccaggtcatctggaagtagaacaagacccttcctcaaaaaaagaaagaaagaaagaaagaaagaaagaaagaaagaaagaaagaaagaaagaaagaaagaaagaaagggggagagagagagagagagagagagagagaaagaaagagagaaagaaagaaagaaagaaagaaagaaagaaagaaagaaagaaagaaagaaagggagaaagaaagggagaaagaaaagcagggtCTGAAATTAGTGCTGCCCAGTACTGAAGTATAGaacccctgcctcaaatgagatggagAGAAGAACAACACAAAAGTTGTCTCCTGTCCTCCACAAGTGTGTTTGCACACGCACATACCCATGTTCACCCttcccacacacaaacaaataataaagtcAAATAAAAGTTACaaccagccagatgtggtggtgcacacttttaatcccagcacttgggaggcagtggtaggaggatcgccatgagttcgaggccaccctgagactccatagtgaattccaggacaggctgaactagagtgagaccctaccttgaaaaaccaaaaaaaaaaaaaagaaaatagggaaaaaaaaaagttacaaccAGCCACTCCTGCCTTATTTCGAGAACTCAACAGCCACTGGACTGGTGGCCACCATCCTATCCCAGTATAGACGAACAGCATTTCTGTCCCATGAAGATTCCAGATCTAACAATGACAGGAAGGGGGAAGGACGGGGCAGGGGGGCCTGAGTGAGGAGGTGATGGTGGGAAAGCACCCCCCCACCAAGACTCCCAAGGCCTCAGGAAGCCCCAAACTCCAGGAGAGCCCTTACCAAAAGCCAAACTATTTCTTTTCTGAAGCACATCTCTGTAGAAATTCTGATGTGTGTGATCCAGTCGCCCCCACTCCTCCCGTGACAGGTAGAGTGCCACATCCTCAAAGGTCACTGGCATCTCAAACACGGAAAACACACTGTTTAGGCTTTGCTGTGAACATGAGTCATAAAACAATACCACCAGGGCATATGGCAAGACCAAACTTGTCTCCAGTGTGGCCGTCCCTTGGATCTGACAGAAGAGACTTTGGGGGGATGTGCTGGTCAAGAACAAAgcaggggggctagagagatggtttagcagttgaagtgcttgcctgcaaagcctaaggaaggacccaggtgcaattccccagtgcccacgtaaagccagctgcacaaggtggcgcatgcatctggagtgctggagaacccggcatgcccattctattggcctctttctctctcaaataaataaaataaaaagagcacaGTGAAAGGTGAGGTCCCCTCAGTTCAGACACTAGTCTCCACTTCCTTCTGTTTCTCCTCCACTTTGCCAGCCTGACCGCGAGCCCTGGGCCTGACAAGGGCTTTCAGGTGACCAGTCTGGCAGCACTTCAGTGAGCGTTGTGGGCAGCAGGTTCTGGCCCCAAGTGGGCTGGGCAGGGCATCCTGGACTTGCACGTGAAGCCAGCAGCTACAGAGAGGCTAAGTACATGTGAAGCTCAGGGAAGGTTCTGTTTCTGCCCAGAGGCAGGCCGAGGAAGGGATAAGGAGATCTTCGAGGACACTCACCTGGGACCAAGCAGTGAGGAGTGCTGCGGCCATCTGCCGGTCTCGAGTCCTACCCTCTCGGGAAAGCACGGGGAACTGGGCTGAAGGAAGGCCTGCAGGAGAAGGGTCCTCAGGACAGCCAGCTAGTCCTGCTGGACCCAGCTGCCTCCAATCCCACCCTGATGCAACCAAGACGAGGGCCACCCACGGTCAGGCTGTCAGGGAGCAGATGAAACCTGGGGCCTTAACACCCAAGTGGTAagaccctcaccccccccccaacatgctTCATTCACGTGCTTCTCATACCTGCACCAGGCAGGAAGGAGGATTTCTCCTTACAGCCAGGACTTAGGGGCACCCAGCTACGTGCCCCTGCATCCCCGTCCTCCCGTGATGCCCCCTCCAGGTGCAGCTCTTCTGGCTCTGTCTTAATGTGTGGTGGCTCCTGAGAGGCTTCCATGGGCACTGTCTCCCTCTGTCCAGAGAGCATGTCTCCACAGGGTTGACTGTGACCCAGACCCTAGGGATGATAGCTCCCATCAGCACGAGAGAGTGGAAGAGACACCCCAGCAGGAAGAACACACTCAGACACAAGGTACACACTGAAGGACTGGCTCGCTtgcttgctttccttctttctctctttctttctttctttcttttttctttcttttcgaggtagggtctcacttttgccttggctgacctggaattcactatgcagtctcaagagtggcctcgaactcacagaattcctcctacctctgcctcccgagtgctgggattaaaggcgtgcgccacccctcccagcttccagccatattcTTGACTGGCCAGTGGCCTAGACTCAGCTTTCCCACTGCCTGCCCAAAGCTGTTACTGGGAAACACAGAACAGAACCAGTAATTAATTATTACTGGTACTCCACCTGTGTGGACTTGACAGACTCTGACGTGAGCAGGGACCGTCAAGGTTCAAGGCTTGTCGGCTGCTGCGGAAGGGACCCTAAGCCTCTACAGCACGAAAGCAGCGGTGCCCGTACCTGGTGTGTTCTGGTTGCAACCGCCACAGAATCGAGGCGGGAGGGCCCGAGCTCCTCTGTCTGCCGTCCTAGTGACCCTGGGCGCTCTCTCTTCACGCGTCACAGCAATGATCAGTTACCGGCGGGCAAACTGCTTACAGAGGACTCGTGCCCACTGCCTCCTTCAAGCCTCCCGGTGACCTGGCAAGACAGAGGGCAAAGGCAGGCCAAGGTCACACACCTGGCCTGAGGTTGTCAAGAGTCCTCGGGGTCCAAGCCTGGGGACCCTGGTCCCTCGAGagtagcacatgcacacatgcaggaCTGGAGCCCACAGCCAGACAGGTGACCCACAGGGAGGTGTCTCCCGGGGGGAAGGGGATGGGTGATCGACCGCTTTATGTGCTCCAGGTACTATGTAAGGAAAACCTTATTGGCCAGGCACAgcggcgcatgcttttaatcccagctcttgggaggcagagtacgaggatcactgtgagttcaaggccaccctgaaagtacatagtgaattccagaccagcctgagatacggcgagaccataccttgaaaaaaaaagaaagaaagaaaaagaaagccttaTTGAAAGACCCCAGACAGCCCTTCTGCTACATCATGTGCTCACTGAGTAAGGAATTCACTGGATAAAGCAAAAGCAGTTACGGCGACACTGTAAAGACCAGATGGAGGTTATTTCCCATGATGCCACGATCTCTTCAACACTCCAGCTCAGCAGCCAACTGCCatctcttctctccctcactgGCTCTCACTCTTCCCTTGTCTGCACACCAGCCTTGAAAAATGCCCCGGCCCCAGTTCCTCCCCAGGCATGCCTCCCTCACCTGGGACCCCATCGTACCTCACCAGCGCTCTCTTTGCTCTCGGTAGCCAGGATGACTCTGCCATCTGCAGACATTTTCTCCTTTAGAGCTAGGAAGACCTACGAggggtttctctctctcactggccAAGCACCGCGGGCCCCCGCTTCAGGTTCTGGCCACGAGCCTGCAAGAGCAGAAAGAAATCAGCCAGTGTCTCCCAGGCACATCTTAAGTGCTCTGAGAATCTTCTCCATGCCAGACCAGGTAGAAATAAAGTCAGTCAGGTGCTATACATTTCAAATTGTCTTTGATGTTTTTTcgttcccctttttaaaaaatgctactgTGAGctagatgtgatggtgcatgcctttaatcccagcactcaggaggcagaggtaggaagatcactgtaaattcaagaccaccctgagactacatagtgaattccaggtcagcctgagctagagtgagaacctacct includes:
- the Znf205 gene encoding zinc finger protein 205 isoform X1; its protein translation is MLSGQRETVPMEASQEPPHIKTEPEELHLEGASREDGDAGARSWVPLSPGCKEKSSFLPGAGLPSAQFPVLSREGRTRDRQMAAALLTAWSQMPVTFEDVALYLSREEWGRLDHTHQNFYRDVLQKRNSLAFGFPFSRPFWVPQVQEKGEAASCGPETGAEKEKQVPGSGAVEVAKAVPTLAMAALGDVKPFRTRAARGAPGDDLQCRQPAARGQGTVGPLAPGEARQRQSAPLDTRTPNTGESPREEKGAPESGEEGPGPDSDTGKKTYKCEQCGKAFSWHSHLATHLRTHTGEKPYACTDCGKRFGRSSHLIQHQIIHTGEKPYTCPSCWKSFSHHSTLIQHQRIHTGEKPYVCERCAKRFTRRSDLVTHQGTHTGAKPHKCPVCGKCFTQSSALVTHQRTHTGVKPYPCPECGKCFSQRSNLIAHNRTHTGEKPYHCLDCGKSFSHSSHLTAHQRTHRGVRPYPCALCGRSFSRRSNLHRHEKIHGTGPKALAMLMLGAAAAGALAAPSPAPT
- the Znf205 gene encoding zinc finger protein 205 isoform X2, with the translated sequence MLSGQRETVPMEASQEPPHIKTEPEELHLEGASREDGDAGARSWVPLSPGCKEKSSFLPGAGLPSAQFPVLSREGRTRDRQMAAALLTAWSQMPVTFEDVALYLSREEWGRLDHTHQNFYRDVLQKRNSLAFGAVEVAKAVPTLAMAALGDVKPFRTRAARGAPGDDLQCRQPAARGQGTVGPLAPGEARQRQSAPLDTRTPNTGESPREEKGAPESGEEGPGPDSDTGKKTYKCEQCGKAFSWHSHLATHLRTHTGEKPYACTDCGKRFGRSSHLIQHQIIHTGEKPYTCPSCWKSFSHHSTLIQHQRIHTGEKPYVCERCAKRFTRRSDLVTHQGTHTGAKPHKCPVCGKCFTQSSALVTHQRTHTGVKPYPCPECGKCFSQRSNLIAHNRTHTGEKPYHCLDCGKSFSHSSHLTAHQRTHRGVRPYPCALCGRSFSRRSNLHRHEKIHGTGPKALAMLMLGAAAAGALAAPSPAPT